From the Paramormyrops kingsleyae isolate MSU_618 chromosome 7, PKINGS_0.4, whole genome shotgun sequence genome, one window contains:
- the LOC140577542 gene encoding uncharacterized protein isoform X2 gives MDQKPPQLSVADVKEEAQDVLISDVDGAGHSSPDKKAESTVCPVFNGEVKEETVFQDVTEEKLDGSVRPPNPDQAVIPRRRVNKFPCSHCTMSYTSETYLHRHIKKSHPEMFGPGVILKIHLCSHCGKSFSHLSTLKKHQQIHTGERPYQCSECAKSFCQLDELKTHQRTHTGEKPYHCTECGKSFRQSGHLTAHQRTHTGERPYQCSQCGKSFSHLGTLNKHQQIHTNEKSYQCSQLVKSFSHVGHLNSQQWIHTVEKPYQCSQCAKSFRQVSELKTHQRIHTGEKPFHCSECGKSFSQSGHLTAHQRTHTGETPYQCSQCKKSFRHLGTLNKHQQIHTNEKSYQCSQYVKSFTHAGHLNSHQWVHTVEKPYQCFQCAKSFRQVSELKTHQRIHTGEKPFHCSECGKSFSQSGHLTAHQRTHTGERPYQCSQCEKSFSHLGTLNKHQQIHTNEKSYQCSQYVKRFSHVGHPKSHQWIRTMEKPYQCSQCAKSFRQLSELKTHQRIHTGEKPYHCSECGKSFSQSGHLKAHQRTHTGERPYQCSQCGKSFSHLGTLNKHQQIHTNEKFYQCSQYVKSFSLVGHLKSHQWIRTMEKPYQCSQCAKSFRQLSELKTHQRIHTGEKPYHCSECGKSFSQSGHLTAHQRTHTGERPYQCSQCGKSFSHLGTLNKHKQIHTDEKPYQCYHCVKSFSQLAYLKSHQRIHTGEKPYQCSQCDKRFSQVGGLKIHQRIHTGERPYLCSQCEKSFSNLSDLNKHRQIHTGEKSYQCFQCGKSFSRLDKLKEHQRIHTGERPYQCSLCTKSFSHLGYLKKHQWIHTGERTYQ, from the coding sequence ACCAAGCTGTCATACCAAGGAGGAGAGTGAACAAGTTCCCCTGTTCTCACTGTACTATGTCATATACGTCAGAGACTTACCTCCATAGACACATCAAGAAGTCTCACCCTGAAATGTTTGGCCCTGGTGTGATACTGAAAATTCACCTGTGCTCCCattgtgggaagagcttcagtcattTAAGTACTCTAAAGAAGCATcagcagattcacacaggggagaggccctaccagtgttCAGAGTGTGCAAAAAGTTTTTGCCAATTAGATGAATTAAAGACACATCAGCGAACTCACACAGGAGAAAAGCCTTATCACTGCACAGAATGTGGTAAGAGTTTCAGACAGTCAGGCCACCTAACGGCACACCAACGAACTCACAcgggagagaggccctaccagtgctcccagtgtgggaagagcttcagtcattTAGGAACCCTAAACAAGCACCAGCAAATTCACACAAATGAGAAATCTTACCAGTGCTCCCAACTTGTGAAGAGTTTCAGTCATGTAGGACACCTAAATAGCCAGCAGTGGATTCACACAGTGGAGAAGCCTTACCAGTGCTCCCAATGTGCAAAGAGTTTTCGCCAAGTAAGCGAGTTAAAGACACATCAACGAATTCACACAGGAGAAAAGCCTTTTCACTGCTCAGAATGTGGTAAAAGTTTCAGTCAGTCAGGCCACCTAACGGCACACCAACGAACTCACACAGGAGAGacgccctaccagtgctcccagtgtaaGAAGAGCTTCAGACATTTAGGAACACTAAACAAACACCAGCAAATTCACACAAATGAGAAATCTTACCAGTGCTCCCAATATGTTAAGAGTTTCACTCATGCAGGACACCTAAATAGCCACCAGTGGGTTCACACAGTGGAGAAACCCTACCAGTGCTTCCAATGTGCAAAAAGTTTTCGCCAAGTAAGCGAGTTAAAGACACATCAACGAATTCACACAGGAGAAAAGCCTTTTCACTGCTCAGAATGTGGTAAGAGTTTCAGTCAGTCAGGCCATCTAACGGCACATCAACGAACTCACAcgggagagaggccctaccagtgctcccagtgtgagaaGAGTTTTAGTCATTTAGGAACCTTAAATAAGCACCAGCAGATTCACACAAACGAGAAATCATACCAGTGTTCCCAATATGTGAAGCGTTTCAGTCATGTAGGACACCCAAAGAGCCACCAGTGGATTCGCACAATGGAgaagccctaccagtgctcccaatgTGCAAAGAGTTTTCGCCAATTAAGCGAGTTAAAGACACATCAGCGAATTCACACTGGAGAAAAGCCTTATCATTGCTCAGAATGTGGTAAGAGTTTCAGTCAGTCAGGCCACCTAAAGGCACACCAACGAACTCATActggagagaggccctaccagtgctcccagtgtgggaagagcttcagtcattTAGGAACCCTAAACAAGCACCAGCAAATTCACACAAATGAGAAATtttaccagtgctcccagtatGTCAAGAGTTTTAGTCTTGTAGGACACCTAAAGAGCCACCAGTGGATTCGCACAATGGAgaagccctaccagtgctcccaatgTGCAAAGAGTTTTCGCCAATTAAGCGAGTTAAAGACACATCAGCGAATTCACACTGGAGAAAAGCCTTATCATTGCTCAGAATGTGGTAAGAGTTTCAGTCAATCAGGCCATCTAACGGCACATCAACGAACTCATAccggagagaggccctaccagtgctcccagtgtgggaagagcttcagtcattTAGGAACACTAAACAAGCACAAGCAAATTCATACAGATGAAAAGCCCTACCAGTGTTACCACTGTGTAAAGAGCTTTAGTCAATTAGCATACCTGAAGAgccaccagcggattcacacaggggagaagccataccagtgctcccagtgtgacAAGAGGTTCAGTCAAGTAGGAGGCCTAAAGATTCACCAGCgcattcacacaggggagaggccctacctgTGCTCCCAATGTGAGAAGAGCTTCAGTAATTTAAGTGACCTAAATAAGCACCGGCAAATTCACACAGGTGAGAAATCCTACCAGTGCTttcagtgtgggaagagcttcagtcgtTTAGATAAACTAAAGgaacaccagcggattcacacaggggagagaccCTACCAATGCTCCCTCTGTACGAAGAGCTTCAGTCATTTAGGATACCTAAAGAAGCACCagtggattcacacaggggagaggacCTAccagtaa
- the LOC140577542 gene encoding uncharacterized protein isoform X3 has protein sequence MWTGPGTAALTRRNGALLVWGPAAFCTHRLLVLLKAESTVCPVFNGEVKEETVFQDVTEEKLDGSVRPPNPDQAVIPRRRVNKFPCSHCTMSYTSETYLHRHIKKSHPEMFGPGVILKIHLCSHCGKSFSHLSTLKKHQQIHTGERPYQCSECAKSFCQLDELKTHQRTHTGEKPYHCTECGKSFRQSGHLTAHQRTHTGERPYQCSQCGKSFSHLGTLNKHQQIHTNEKSYQCSQLVKSFSHVGHLNSQQWIHTVEKPYQCSQCAKSFRQVSELKTHQRIHTGEKPFHCSECGKSFSQSGHLTAHQRTHTGETPYQCSQCKKSFRHLGTLNKHQQIHTNEKSYQCSQYVKSFTHAGHLNSHQWVHTVEKPYQCFQCAKSFRQVSELKTHQRIHTGEKPFHCSECGKSFSQSGHLTAHQRTHTGERPYQCSQCEKSFSHLGTLNKHQQIHTNEKSYQCSQYVKRFSHVGHPKSHQWIRTMEKPYQCSQCAKSFRQLSELKTHQRIHTGEKPYHCSECGKSFSQSGHLKAHQRTHTGERPYQCSQCGKSFSHLGTLNKHQQIHTNEKFYQCSQYVKSFSLVGHLKSHQWIRTMEKPYQCSQCAKSFRQLSELKTHQRIHTGEKPYHCSECGKSFSQSGHLTAHQRTHTGERPYQCSQCGKSFSHLGTLNKHKQIHTDEKPYQCYHCVKSFSQLAYLKSHQRIHTGEKPYQCSQCDKRFSQVGGLKIHQRIHTGERPYLCSQCEKSFSNLSDLNKHRQIHTGEKSYQCFQCGKSFSRLDKLKEHQRIHTGERPYQCSLCTKSFSHLGYLKKHQWIHTGERTYQ, from the coding sequence ACCAAGCTGTCATACCAAGGAGGAGAGTGAACAAGTTCCCCTGTTCTCACTGTACTATGTCATATACGTCAGAGACTTACCTCCATAGACACATCAAGAAGTCTCACCCTGAAATGTTTGGCCCTGGTGTGATACTGAAAATTCACCTGTGCTCCCattgtgggaagagcttcagtcattTAAGTACTCTAAAGAAGCATcagcagattcacacaggggagaggccctaccagtgttCAGAGTGTGCAAAAAGTTTTTGCCAATTAGATGAATTAAAGACACATCAGCGAACTCACACAGGAGAAAAGCCTTATCACTGCACAGAATGTGGTAAGAGTTTCAGACAGTCAGGCCACCTAACGGCACACCAACGAACTCACAcgggagagaggccctaccagtgctcccagtgtgggaagagcttcagtcattTAGGAACCCTAAACAAGCACCAGCAAATTCACACAAATGAGAAATCTTACCAGTGCTCCCAACTTGTGAAGAGTTTCAGTCATGTAGGACACCTAAATAGCCAGCAGTGGATTCACACAGTGGAGAAGCCTTACCAGTGCTCCCAATGTGCAAAGAGTTTTCGCCAAGTAAGCGAGTTAAAGACACATCAACGAATTCACACAGGAGAAAAGCCTTTTCACTGCTCAGAATGTGGTAAAAGTTTCAGTCAGTCAGGCCACCTAACGGCACACCAACGAACTCACACAGGAGAGacgccctaccagtgctcccagtgtaaGAAGAGCTTCAGACATTTAGGAACACTAAACAAACACCAGCAAATTCACACAAATGAGAAATCTTACCAGTGCTCCCAATATGTTAAGAGTTTCACTCATGCAGGACACCTAAATAGCCACCAGTGGGTTCACACAGTGGAGAAACCCTACCAGTGCTTCCAATGTGCAAAAAGTTTTCGCCAAGTAAGCGAGTTAAAGACACATCAACGAATTCACACAGGAGAAAAGCCTTTTCACTGCTCAGAATGTGGTAAGAGTTTCAGTCAGTCAGGCCATCTAACGGCACATCAACGAACTCACAcgggagagaggccctaccagtgctcccagtgtgagaaGAGTTTTAGTCATTTAGGAACCTTAAATAAGCACCAGCAGATTCACACAAACGAGAAATCATACCAGTGTTCCCAATATGTGAAGCGTTTCAGTCATGTAGGACACCCAAAGAGCCACCAGTGGATTCGCACAATGGAgaagccctaccagtgctcccaatgTGCAAAGAGTTTTCGCCAATTAAGCGAGTTAAAGACACATCAGCGAATTCACACTGGAGAAAAGCCTTATCATTGCTCAGAATGTGGTAAGAGTTTCAGTCAGTCAGGCCACCTAAAGGCACACCAACGAACTCATActggagagaggccctaccagtgctcccagtgtgggaagagcttcagtcattTAGGAACCCTAAACAAGCACCAGCAAATTCACACAAATGAGAAATtttaccagtgctcccagtatGTCAAGAGTTTTAGTCTTGTAGGACACCTAAAGAGCCACCAGTGGATTCGCACAATGGAgaagccctaccagtgctcccaatgTGCAAAGAGTTTTCGCCAATTAAGCGAGTTAAAGACACATCAGCGAATTCACACTGGAGAAAAGCCTTATCATTGCTCAGAATGTGGTAAGAGTTTCAGTCAATCAGGCCATCTAACGGCACATCAACGAACTCATAccggagagaggccctaccagtgctcccagtgtgggaagagcttcagtcattTAGGAACACTAAACAAGCACAAGCAAATTCATACAGATGAAAAGCCCTACCAGTGTTACCACTGTGTAAAGAGCTTTAGTCAATTAGCATACCTGAAGAgccaccagcggattcacacaggggagaagccataccagtgctcccagtgtgacAAGAGGTTCAGTCAAGTAGGAGGCCTAAAGATTCACCAGCgcattcacacaggggagaggccctacctgTGCTCCCAATGTGAGAAGAGCTTCAGTAATTTAAGTGACCTAAATAAGCACCGGCAAATTCACACAGGTGAGAAATCCTACCAGTGCTttcagtgtgggaagagcttcagtcgtTTAGATAAACTAAAGgaacaccagcggattcacacaggggagagaccCTACCAATGCTCCCTCTGTACGAAGAGCTTCAGTCATTTAGGATACCTAAAGAAGCACCagtggattcacacaggggagaggacCTAccagtaa